One window of Pocillopora verrucosa isolate sample1 chromosome 9, ASM3666991v2, whole genome shotgun sequence genomic DNA carries:
- the LOC131773969 gene encoding processed variable antigen, which yields MKISNVLLVCCVLILSLECCSSRPHGTDSINSGEFDESGNLAESGASGKSDKGHEKRRRSLFNSEETETQAESGESAESGESGESGESAESGESGESAEFGESGESGESTESEESGESGETSESGESGESGESGESGESGESGESGESGESAESGESLESGESEEFAYE from the exons ATGAAGATCTCAAATGTTTTACTTGTTTGTTGTGTATTGATCTTATCTCTAGAATGCTGTTCGTCAAGACCACATG GTACAGACTCGATTAATTCTGGTGAATTTGATGAATCAGGAAATCTTGCAGAATCAGGAGCTTCTGGGAAGTCTGATAAAGGCCACGAAAAAAGGCGAAGAAGCTTGTTTAATTCTGAGGAGACAGAGACACAAGCCGAATCAGGAGAATCTGCTGAATCCGGGGAATCTGGCGAGTCCGGGGAATCTGCTGAATCCGGCGAGTCCGGGGAATCCGCTGAATTCGGAGAATCGGGCGAATCTGGGGAATCTACTGAATCCGAGGAGTCCGGGGAATCCGGGGAGACCTCAGAATCCGGGGAATCTGGTGAGTCCGGGGAATCTGGTGAGTCCGGGGAGTCAGGCGAGTCCGGGGAATCTGGCGAGTCCGGGGAATCAGCTGAATCTGGAGAATCCTTAGAATCTGGTGAATCTGAGGAGTTTGCCTacgaataa